The sequence below is a genomic window from Candidatus Methanoplasma termitum.
AACAAACCGGCTCAGTTTCAGTTTCGCCCGAAACACTGTGTCGCTCGGCATCTTTTGTCTGATATACTTCCGAGAATAGATAAGATTTGCTTGGTGCGCAGTCAGACACACTTCAATCAGGCACAGATATATACCGACGGCCGCGAAAAAACAATCCCTGCCAACGCTGTTAGAAAAAGAGTTATATCGTCAGTTTCAGATAAGGTTGCATGGACTTCTACGACAAAGACCTTGTTTCCATACGCGACCTCACAAAAGAGCAGATAAATTATCTGCTGGACCAATCTGAGAAGATGATCCCCTATGCAAAGGGAGAAAAGGTGAAGAAGGTGTTGGACGGCAAGGTTCTCGGCAACCTGTTCTTTGAACCTTCGACCAGAACAAAATTATCATTCGAGAGCGCGGCCGGAAGGCTCGGATGCACCGTGATAGATGTTTCCGAGATGTCCATGACCTCCATGTCAAAGGGGGAAACGCTTGCGGACACGATAAAAATGGTGGACGGATACTGCGATGTGATTGTCCTCAGGCACCCTCACGAGGGGGCCGCCAGACTTGCCGCGAAATTCTCCGAGAACCCCGTGATCAATGCCGGGGACGGAGCAGGTTCGCACCCGACGCAGACCCTGCTGGACCTTTTTACGATGAGGTCGGCGAAAGGATCGTTGGAAGGTCTGAATATTGTGTTGGTCGGGGATCTGAAATACGGCCGCACGGTCCATTCGCTCGCCGAAGCGCTCACTATGTTCGGTGCGAAACTGACACTGGTCGCGCCCGAATCTCTGCAGATGCCCAAGGACATCTACAACCACATTGTGGAAAAGGGCTGCAAACCTGTTAAGACAGCAGTTCTGGAGGATGTGATTGACCAAGCCGACGTGCTTTATGTCACGAGGATCCAGAAAGAAAGGTTCCCCGATCCCGCAGAGTACCAAAAGGTGGCTGGAACATACAGAATAGGGAACGCCATACTCCGCGAGGCTAAGAGCGACATGATCGTCATGCACCCCCTGCCGAGACTGGATGAGATCCTTCCGGAAGTAGATGACACGCAGCACGCGAAAT
It includes:
- the pyrB gene encoding aspartate carbamoyltransferase, with product MDFYDKDLVSIRDLTKEQINYLLDQSEKMIPYAKGEKVKKVLDGKVLGNLFFEPSTRTKLSFESAAGRLGCTVIDVSEMSMTSMSKGETLADTIKMVDGYCDVIVLRHPHEGAARLAAKFSENPVINAGDGAGSHPTQTLLDLFTMRSAKGSLEGLNIVLVGDLKYGRTVHSLAEALTMFGAKLTLVAPESLQMPKDIYNHIVEKGCKPVKTAVLEDVIDQADVLYVTRIQKERFPDPAEYQKVAGTYRIGNAILREAKSDMIVMHPLPRLDEILPEVDDTQHAKYFEQAFNGVPVRMALLCAILGGDING